TTCCGCATCGTCTTTTATCGTCCCCGTTCTGTCCCGAATTCATGACTAACATGAAAGCTTTAGAGCTCTGGCAGTTCATCCTATCCTTTGGCATCCTGGGCGGCATGGGAACGTCACTCACTTTCACCCCGTGCATCGCCGCAGTAGGCCATTGGTTCAAGGCAAGACGAGGCTTTGCCACTGGGCTTGCATCAACGGCGGGAGGCATTGGAGGCATCATCTTCCCCCTCATGCTCACCGACCTATTTGCGCATATCGGCTTCGGTTGGGCCACCCGAGTGCTGGCCTTGATATGCCTCGTGTGCGGCCTCACAGGCATCTGCCTCGTCCGATCCCGTCTACCGCCGGCCAAGAACGCAACAGCTCATCCCGATTTCCGCATCTTCAAACAGATTCCCTTCCTCCTGACAACTctggccatcttcttgttggaGTTTTCCCTCTTTATCCCCCTGGCCTACATCGCCACCTACGCACAGGACCAGGGCTTTGGCGATACATTCGCCTACCACCTCTTGCCTATCATGAATGCCGGCTCCGTGATAGGCCGGGCGCTTCCGGGATATTACGCCGATGTCGTCGGAGCTTTCAACGTGTGCATGTTTTCAGTGGTGCTCTCACTGGTGTCGTGCCTGTGTGTGTGGCTGCCCCTGGGTCACACAAAGGCgggcatcatcgtcttctcattgctcttcggcttcggaaGCGGTAACAGCATTGCCATTGCACCGGTTTGCATTGGTCGGATGTGCAAGACGCAAGAGTACGGCCGATACTATGCCACCACCTACACCATCGTGTCCTTTGCCTGCTTGATCGGCATCCCCATTGCCGGCAGCATCGTTCAAGCCGATGGCGGCTCCTACACGgggctcatcatcttcactgGCTGCATCTACGTGGGCTCAGCAATCCTCCTCATGCTTGCCAAGACATGGCAGCTAGGCTGGAAGAACTGGCTTGCTGCGTATTGAGACAAGGCGTCATTCGTCTCCCTTTCCACAGAGACAGTTTATAAGCATAATCATCTGCCTGTGTTCCTCTTCTGACCTTTGGAGGACCGGCAGCTGTTAATATGGTTCGTTTCATCGATAGATATCCAAATAGTTCGGCgttggtgttttggttggttatgaaaaagagaaagaaaagtattTGCACACAATCAAGGAACAGCCCATGTTTTCATTcgctttgttttttttttgtagCAGAGAGTTATGCAAGGTTATCTAAGTTGCATATAGAGAGACGAAAAAATTGATGAAAGCGAGTAAatagatgaaaaaaaaatacttaatgAAGTTTGCTTGACCCCCACGTCCGTGGTGCTGGGTGATATCATGATGTGTATGGTGCCTTTACATCGGATCTCTTATATTCAAATTTttggtttttgttttctgctgcttctgtcAGTACTGTGTCTGCTCCTCTAAATCCAATTCGGCGATCCAATTCGCCGCGTATACAAAATTGGCTTTCGTCTGATCTATTTCTTCTCGGTGTTCTTTGACTTTGCAATATGCGCATCGTGGAGTTCTGCTACAGCTGGTATAATCAaagcttcaatctcctcttcGGGATCTCCCTCTGGCGCCTCATCCGGTCGTAGCGGCCTTCCCTCGGCATCGCCCCAGCCACCGTGTCGAGCCACACGGAGCCATTGGTCCTCACGGCCTGGGGCAACAAAGACAACCTCCCATTTGCGCGTCGAGAGGAGGTTTCCGACGACGAGGTGATGCTGGTAGCGCTCAAGGCTGTAGCGCGCCTTGTGGACAAGGATACGAGGATCTGTCTCGAGTTTGAAGCTGACAATCATGCCCAGGGGAGCCCAGCCCTCGACAAGGCTCTTGAGGAACTTTGGTACGGGGTCGAGATCTATAATGAGGCGCTTGGAACGTGGCACACGAGGGGAGGCATCAAAGTTGTCGAATGTCTCTTCGTCCTCTATTTGTGGTGACGGTGATGGTGACGACGTGTTCTTGGGGTAGAGCTTCTCGACTATATTCGTCGACTGAATTTTGTGCTCTGAGAGACGCTCTGGCGGGACGAAAAAGTCGGACACGGCCGCAGCAAGATAGAGCAGACCGGACGAGCCCAACGGCGCCATAAGCCGAGCCACGCTGCGAAGCTCGTGCAAGTAATCGCCAATGGTGACaaagggcagcagcaggagcatGTTGTCGCGGCGGGCGCTCTGGTACTTGCGCAGGACGTCGAGGATCCTGACAGAGTCGTCGGGCCGCACAGCGACGCGGCCGTCGGAGTCCTCG
This genomic stretch from Trichoderma breve strain T069 chromosome 1, whole genome shotgun sequence harbors:
- a CDS encoding major facilitator superfamily domain-containing protein; amino-acid sequence: MDANQVNSRAIHDDDADLVPEFNNLESSDDKASAVNAGGKGATTGENEKELSQRQVNNDDDLERQHTMRSTASYQETYPEGGLQAWTVVAGSWFAMIASMGLMNSIAVFQAYTLSHQLKDHSEGTVGWIFSIYTWLAFFGGVYIGPVFDKYGPRWLVIAGCACTVGALIGMSFCTELWQFILSFGILGGMGTSLTFTPCIAAVGHWFKARRGFATGLASTAGGIGGIIFPLMLTDLFAHIGFGWATRVLALICLVCGLTGICLVRSRLPPAKNATAHPDFRIFKQIPFLLTTLAIFLLEFSLFIPLAYIATYAQDQGFGDTFAYHLLPIMNAGSVIGRALPGYYADVVGAFNVCMFSVVLSLVSCLCVWLPLGHTKAGIIVFSLLFGFGSGNSIAIAPVCIGRMCKTQEYGRYYATTYTIVSFACLIGIPIAGSIVQADGGSYTGLIIFTGCIYVGSAILLMLAKTWQLGWKNWLAAY
- a CDS encoding DNA / pantothenate metabolism flavoprotein domain-containing protein is translated as MSATESLQAEDAYFASNPPPKQLAAHTALAEAFITQHAAANRRVVLVTSGGTTVPLEKNTVRFIDNFSAGTRGATSAEYFLSAGYAVIFLHRQFSLLPYSRHYSHSTDCLLDLLHEDSDGRVAVRPDDSVRILDVLRKYQSARRDNMLLLLPFVTIGDYLHELRSVARLMAPLGSSGLLYLAAAVSDFFVPPERLSEHKIQSTNIVEKLYPKNTSSPSPSPQIEDEETFDNFDASPRVPRSKRLIIDLDPVPKFLKSLVEGWAPLGMIVSFKLETDPRILVHKARYSLERYQHHLVVGNLLSTRKWEVVFVAPGREDQWLRVARHGGWGDAEGRPLRPDEAPEGDPEEEIEALIIPAVAELHDAHIAKSKNTEKK